From Toxorhynchites rutilus septentrionalis strain SRP chromosome 2, ASM2978413v1, whole genome shotgun sequence, a single genomic window includes:
- the LOC129770835 gene encoding uncharacterized protein LOC129770835, whose amino-acid sequence MERLSNQTPFKSIVKAKLDKINLSYNRIKPLRRRKRWESLGKAWKYVSGSPDADDLKIINSSLNSLISENNKQIRINSAFDSRMSNITKAINVILENEENVIHSLEGFDVLELIFKIDELLYYLDIIEEAITLARRSIPSSRIIHLDELETIHHSLINDGFGLNSVDSILSTANAYAVLNNEIFMYILKIPRIKNVQYTLNFIEPVIVDHHRVHLQTQFYLKGQKSFMLKSACSKANAMFICSSTDLEPLTGCMQQLVSGNTAECPIERTYGNKTIRKINDGNIVVNAINVTLSSNCSVTQRTLQGSFLIQYSNCTLKLDDEEYVNTNMEIQPFIPTTGLKPKTSIGNFISWDG is encoded by the exons ATGGAGAGATTGTCGAATCAAACGCCTTTTAAGTCAATAGTTAAAGCAAAATTAGACAAAATAAACTTGAGTTACAACCGAATAAAACCACTACGTAGGAGAAAACGATGGGAATCTCTCGGAAAGGCCTGGAAATACGTATCGGGAAGCCCTGATGCAGACGACCTTAAGATTATAAATTCgtcattaaattcattaattagcGAGAATAACAAGCAAATAAGAATCAATAGTGCTTTCGATTCACGAATGAGCAACATTACAAAAGCAATTAACGTCATACTGGAAAATGAGGAAAATGTAATACATTCCTTAGAGGGCTTTGATGTATTAgaattaatattcaaaattgatgAGCTATTATACTACTTAGACATAATCGAAGAGGCGATCACACTAGCGAGACGGAGTATCCCAAGCAGCCGCATCATTCACCTCGACGAATTGGAAACCATTCATCATTCCCTCATTAATGACGGTTTCGGGCTTAACTCGGTCGATAGCATACTTAGTACTGCCAATGCCTACGCAGTATTaaacaacgaaattttcatGTACATACTGAAGATACCCAGGATCAAAAATGTACAGTACACCCTCAACTTCATTGAACCAGTCATTGTAGATCACCACAGAGTCCACCTACAAACACAGTTTTATTTGAAAGGACAGAAATCATTCATGTTAAAAAGCGCTTGTTCCAAAGCCAACGCCATGTTTATATGTTCCTCAACGGATCTAGAACCTTTGACGGGTTGTATGCAACAATTGGTCTCCGGAAATACAGCAGAGTGTCCCATAGAACGCACCTACGGAAACAAAACTATTCGGAAAATCAATGATGGCAATATAGTCGTCAATGCAATCAATGTAACACTTTCGTCAAACTGTTCAGTCACCCAACGCACTCTACAGGGGTCGTTCCTAATCCAATACTCAAACTGTACACTGAAATTGGATGACGAGGAATATGTCAACACAAACATGGAGATACAGCCGTTCATACCTACCACGGGATTGAAG CCGAAAACCTCCATTGGAAACTTCATTTCCTGGGATGGATAG